Genomic window (Longimicrobiaceae bacterium):
AGATCTGGAAGACCTGATCAGCCGGGAGCCCCTCCAGGTCCTCGGGGCGGAGCAGTCGGTTTCCGTTGGAGCGGGCGAAGCCGTGCGCATCGATCTGCCATCGGGCGCGGCTGTACCCGTCCGGGTTCTCCCACCCGTCCTTCGTTGCGAACTTCTTCTGCTTCACCACCGGCCGATCCGCATAGCTGTTACTCCGATCGCTCGGTGGCTTGCGGAAGAGCAGCACGTACTCAGGCAGGCCAGCGCCCATCTTCGTGCCGTCTTTGCACTGCTCCGTCCAGCCGAGCCGGTAGGTCTGGTTGTTCTCCCGCACTACGTCGGTCACGATCGTCTTGCGCGCCATGAACGCGAAGCCGTGCTTGCGGAAGTGCCGTATGCAGTCATCCGAGACCGGGTTCACCGTCTGGAACCCCAGCCCGTTGATCCCACCCGGGACGATCCGGTCCTTCACGTGCACCGCCGCAATCCTTCCCGGCTCGAGCACCCGGAACAGCTCCGGCGTCAGGTAATCCATCTGGCGCCAGAAGTGATCGTCATCGTCCGTGTGCCCGAAGTCGTTATAGAGCGGCGTGTACTCGTACTGGTTCGAGAACGGGATGCTGGTGACGATGAGCTGCACGGAATCGCTCTCCATGCCCTTTGTCTCCAGCACCGTATCCTCGTTGACCATCGTCCACCCCTCCCCGCTCGCCTCGATGCGCTGCACGCCGATCGAGCGCTTCAGCGCCTCCGCCATTGCGGCTTCCGACAGCCCGTACTTCCGGATGATTTCCGCCATTTTCTCCACGAGTTCATTGTGTTGCTTCCACTTGCGTTCGAGGATCTTCCGCACCCCCCGCTCGGCCTCCGAGTAGATGAGGTGGATTGTGACCGGCTCGGTCTGGAGGAAGCGGTATAGCCGGTGGACCGCCTGGATGAACTCGGCGAACTTGAACCCAATGCCGAGGAACACCGCCTCGTGGCAGTGGCGCTGGAAGTTGCAGCCGCTCCCTAGCATCACGGGCTTGCCCGCCAGCTCGCGGATCTCGCCATCCGAGAAGGCGATGATCGACCGCTCTCGCTCGTCGAGGTCCTGGCTTCCGTAGACGCTCACGACGTCCGGGATGGCCGCCTCGATCGCCCGCCGCTCGGCCTCCAGGTCGTGCCAGATGATGCGGTGTCGGTCCGGGTTCTCCGCCCGGATCTCCATCAGCTTCGCGATCCGGTCCGGCAGGCTCTCCCGCTTCACCCGCGCAGCCGACGTGACGCTCACTTTGGAGTCGGCGACAAGGCGCAGCTGCCCGTCGCGCTCTTCACCGGCGAGCTTCGCGTGATCGGCTGCGACCTCGTGCCAGACGACATTCAGCGGCGGCAGCGAGTAACCTTCGTCGCTGAATCCGAGATCGGACGGCTTCTGGAGGAACAGCCCCCAGGTCGCAACCCAGGTCCAGAACTCCGCCTCTTTGTGGGGGTGCAGTGTGAGCTGGTCCGCCTTCTCGCTGTTGCGGCGGAAGAAGCGAGTCTTCGCTTCGCCTACCTCCATGATCCCCAGGAAGGCGGCGTAGCTGAGCAGCTCGATGTGTTCGTTGGGCGACGGGGTGGCGGTCGCGACGAACCGGTACGGGATCCCTTCGCCGGCCGGGCCGCTGCGATCATCGTCGGCGAAGAGGCGCATGAACTCGCGGAAGGTCTTCACCCCACCGAACCCACGGAGTACCGCTGCCTCGTCGAGGGAGGCGGCAACGAACTCGCGCGGGTCCAGCTTCCCGTCACGGACCGTCTCGTAGTTGGTAAGGTGGATCCCCGCTTCGTCGGCTTCTTCTATGCGGCGGATAAACTTGAGGCGCGTACCGAGCATGGCCGCGTCACGCATGAACTCCTGCCGCACGCCAAGCGGGGCGACGATCAGGGCGCGCCCACCGGCACGGGAGAGCACGAGCCGGAGGATCTCCAGCTGCATCACGCTCTTGCCGAGGCCGAACGCCGCGAATATCCCACGCCGGCCGCCACGGACCGCCCAACGCACCACCGCGCGCTGGTGGGGCTTCAGCAGCGGGTTGATCTCCGAATCGTCCACGTCGAAGCCGCGGGTCTCTACGGTGGCGGCCTTGGCTTTCAGGAAGTCCAGATAGCCCCTCACGCCGCCCTCCCCGCGCTCCAGCACGCGAAGCATTCGCCGGTGTCCCGCCGGACGCAGCCGACCGGAAGCCCGCGCGAGGGGCAATCCGGCTGGGCGCAGACCAGCGTGCGCGGGTAGGCGCAGCGCCAGTCGCGGCAGCGGTCGCCCTCGTCGTGCAGGGTGTAGAGGTGCGCCGGCCTCACGCAGAGGATGTTACCGCACCGGTGGAGCACGTAGGCGCCGGGCGGGGTCTCGCCCTTCGCCATGCGGTAGGCTTCGCGATGGGCCGGGCGCTGCCTGCCGGCCACCTTGAGGACGCCGTGACCACGCCGCTCGCAGCGCGCGCCGGTCCACAGCCAGCAGGAGCCGGATCGGTCCACCTTGGACCAGAAGCGGGCGGGGTCGGGGAGGGGGAGGGAGCGATCCCCGCTGGCAGATCCGCTGGCAGAAGTGCCCGAATCAGGGGTGAAAAAGCCTATCTGCTCTTCCCGAAAAGCTCCCGATAGTGTAGGTTTTGTGCGGCTAGTTGAGTGTGCCCCGTTCTGGCTGGCAGAAAAAATGCTTAAGTGAAACTCCGCTGAATTCCCCATTTTCTTCTCCCAAGCTTGTTTTTGCTGGCAGACCCGCTGGCAAGACCCGCCCTTCATAGCTTCCGAATCACCCGGTCGAGCTCTTCGTCTACGAGGTGCGAGTAGGTCTTCAGCACCATCTCGACAGTGTCCCCCATCAGCCGCGCGATCTTGAGCGGATGCACGTCCGCCATCGTGAGCCAGGACGCGAACGTGTGCCGCAGCGAGTGCGCGGTGAGCGCGTCCTTCTTCCGGCCGTACCTGATACCTCCCCGCTCGAACGCCTCCTTCGTCCACCACCGCCACGCGCTCCGGTTCAGCGGCTCGTCCTTCCCGCGCAGGCGGAACAGGTAGAGGTCGCCCGCGAACTCCAGCCGGATGTGCGCGCGGATCCACCTAGCGAGCCGCGGGTGCATCGGGATCGTCCGCTGGCTGTTGTCCGTCTTCGTGCTCCAGGCGAACTCGCCACCCCGGTTCTGGATGTGGATCTCCATGCGGCTCAGATCGACGTCGATCCCCAGGCGCAGGTTGGCCGCCTCCCCGGCGCGCAGGCCCGCGTAGATCCCCACCGCGACCCATGCGGCGTATTCGGTCCCGCGGTTCGCCCATAGCACCTTGGCCGCCTCGTTGCGGCGCAGGAACTCGACGCGAGTGCGCTTGATGCGTGCGGCCCGAACTCCCTTCCGGCTCCCGTGCCGGCGCCAGAAATTGCGCTGGATCGTCCGCGGCGTGCCGTGCTTCTCGCTGCGCTCTTCGTCCTCGTTGATGGCCCGGTCCCACAACTGTGCCGCGATGGAGTGCGCCACGGTCTGCGTGCGCGGCATCCAGGGCTTCCCGCCCGTGGTCTCCTTCGGTCCACTCAGCCACGCCTCGCCCTGGCTGCGCGTGATGGACCCCACCGGAACGTCCTTCGTGATGTTGCCGCCCGGTTCCCGCTCGACCCCGAAGTGCGCCTCCAGTCCCCGGACGATCACGAGGTAGGTGGCGACCGTCTCCGGGCTCCGGTGCTGGCCCTTCAGGTGCTTGAGCCAGGCGTCAACCGTCTCCCCGAGCATCACCGGCATCGGCGCCTTCCCAGCTGGCTCGTCGGGTGGAGCCTCGACGCTGGACAGGTCGAATGAGCGCACGGCACGATGGACGGCCTCGATCGACACCTTCCGGGCACGCAGTCGGGCGATCACCGCACGGCCGCGCTCAGTCTCGAGCAGCAACTTGAGCGATTCCGCCCGCGCGTCTCTCTCGTCGGGATCGTCCGTGCGGGCCAGGATGTTCAGCCGCCCGCCGGGCAGGCGCGGGTCGCGGAGATCGATTCGCAACGCCGTGCGCGTCTCGGCAGTGCTCACGCGCTCCGCTTCCGGGCGTGTGATCGCTCCTCGTAGTAGCGCTGCAGCGCGGCCCTTGAGATCCGATAGCTCGGCCGCTTCGCTCCAGGGCTCGACACGTCCAGTACCTCGGGCACGCCGTCGTTCCACCGGAACCACCCGGACTCGATGAGATCCCGCACCTGCTCGGGGCTCTGGCCGGTGCGGCGTGCGAACTCACCTGTGGTGAGCCCCGCGTAATCGAACTGGTGTTGCTGCCTCGTCCGCATGGCCCTATCCGATGAACAGGTGCACGTCCGCGTCCTCCGACCGCGCGAGCACGGCGTCGATCTGCCGCGCCCGGAATGCACGCACGCTCTCGCCCGGATGGCGGCGCGGGGTCACGTAGCCCGCGAACCGCTGGCGCAGCGACGGGCGCGGGAACAGGACGGAGAGGAGGAGGCGGATCACCTTGCCCCCTCCAGCGCCCGCAGCGCCTCCCGGGTGTCGAGCTGATCCACGGACGGCCCGGCGCGGTCGTCGTGCGCCTCGGTCGCCTTCTCGGCCACGGCCGCCAGGGCCGCCTCGTAGGCGGCGCGGCTGGGGAAGGTCACGGTGATGGTCTGCTGGCTCATTCGGATCTCTCTCAGGATTTGTCGGTTGACCCGCGCTCTCCAGTACGCCCTCTGCCGGTCCGGCCGCCCCCTTCGGTGCGGGACGCTCGGGTCCAGTCCCAGCCGCTCGCGGCGGCACTCATGGCAGACGGGCTTGTCGGTGTACGTGTTGACCGGGATGCCGCAGTCCACGCAGGGCTCGCGGCGCCTCGGTGGCCTCGTCTTGGTGGTCACTGTATCGGTGCAAGCAGCGGCAGGGGCGGCGCGTGGTGGTGATGGAAACTCGACTCAACATGGTGATTGTTGTGCGCTCGCCCCTGCCTGGATTTCATAGGTTCAGTCCCACTTGCTGCCTCTCTGCCGCCTCCCGCTCGGCCGCCTTGCGCATCGCCAACTCAGCCTTGAGCCAGGTGATGGCGTCGGAGGGCGTGCCCCGCGTGAATCCCTCCGCCAGCCGACGCTCCAGACCCGCGCGCTCCTCGTCGGTGAACACATGGCTCGCCATCATCTTGCGGATCAACACGGCCTGGGAGGTGGTGGCGTGGGTGGTCATGCCGCGGCGCGCACCTGCTCCCGGTGCGGCATCAGCTGCTCGCGGCAACGGTCCAGGTCCGCGACAAAGGCATCCAGCGCGGCGCCGAGCGCGGCCTGGAACTCCGCGTCCCGCTCGACCGTCACGCGCACATGCGGCAGGGCGGGCGAGTAGGCGAACAGATCCCACCACGCGCGGCCCGTCAGGTACATGTATCCCTGCACCTGTGCCCGGTAGTCCGCCGCGAGCTTATCAGGCTCGAGCATGTAGCCGATGTGCGTGTGCAGGGCGGGGCACTTGAAATCGACCCCGCCGTCCGTGCCGATCAGGCCGTCCGGGGAGCCGCCGACGCGGCCATCTTCGCGCAGCACGAACCCGACGCGGACCACGTCCACGTCGAATTGCATCTCGTAGAATGCGCGGGCCTCTCCCTCCATCTCGCGACCCCGGTCGGTCCACGCCGAGCCGCCGTTGCTCCAGTCGATCGGGTAGCCGAGCAGCCATTCCGCAAGGAGTTGGTTTCTGTACTTCGACGCGGATTTGCTCGGCTTCAGCGTGGCCGGCGTGATGATCTCGCTGAACCTCGACGCGGTGGGTATTCCGAGTCGGGCGTTCATCCATTCCGGCGAGCCCTGCTCCATCGTCAGGATCCTCATGCGGACCTCTTCGATTCGAGCGCCTTCACGGCGCGGCCCATGTCGGCGGCGCGCAGGTCGGAGAGCTCCTTGACCCCGAGCCAGCGGAGGAACTTCACGCGATCGACGCCCACCTCGTCGATCAGGGCGTCAAGGTCTGCCGCCTGCCGGTCGGTGATCGTGTCCGCGCTGTACTGACCGTTGCCGTCCTCGTCGTCGTCGGCGGTCGTGATCCCGAGCGCGGCGATCAGCGAGTACCGCATCCCGTAAGTCTGCGCGGCCCCGTACTTCTGCTGCGGGCTGCTGCCGGCTTTGGACTCGAAGGGCATGGAGACGTTGGTGGTCTCCGAGTGCCCCATCACATGCATCACGCGACAGGAGACGTGCATCAGCTTGTCGTCCACCCGCGTGTCCCACGTCCACGTCAGCCCATGCTTGGCCGCTACCGGGCGAGCCACCCGGTCGATCTCCTCCAGGGGTGCGTACGTGCCGGCCCGCCTTGTCCCGTTGCGCGTGACGCTGAACTGAGTGTTTTCGCGCGTCTTGGCGATCGGCGGGCAATCCTGGCGGAACGCCGCCAGCGCCTCCACGAATGCCGTCCGGGCGTTGCGGTCGGTGATCCGCTCCTGAAGCGCCACCAGCCGCTCCAGGGCCTCGACCGACATGTCCCGCTCGATGCCGAACTTGATGAGCGCGAGCACGCTGCCCGGCTCACCGCCACCCTCGTCGGCCACCGGAAGGGCGGCCTCGTTGTGCTGAATGATCTCCGTAGCCATCACGCCGCCTCTTATAGTTGGTTATCCGCATCCGACTCGCGCCGGCACTCCTCACACGCCGGGCACCCCGGATCGATCTCGGTTGTCGCCACCCGCCGCTCGGGGCAGTAGCCGCACAGCACGTCGCCGCCGCCCAGGCAGTCGGGGCAATCCTCGGCGCGCGTGATCGGCCCGTACCCGCCCGGGAACTCAGGCCCCAGGCGCGGGCCGCCGCCGAGCTGGCCGGTGCCGCAGCAGGTGGGGCAGGGGGTGGTGCTCACGATGCACCCCCCACAGCCGCAGCTTTTTCGTGGCGCGCCAGCACCTCCCGACGCTCGCGCAGATCGGCCAGCACCGTGCGGCCAGGGGCGGCCTCGTCCCGCGCTGCCCTCCGAAGCGCGCCCTGCTGATGCGCTAGCGCCTCGACCAGCGCCTCGGCCTGCGTGGGAGTCAGGTAGAGGCAAACGTCCTCGCTCTCCACGCGCCCTCTGAGGCTCGCGCTGGAATCGCCCGCGCTGACGTTGACCGTGGCCGAGAGGCTGACGTAGACCATCGGGCCGTCGAAGGTGCACGCCAGCCCCGCCTTGATCTCGCCGTCGCGGACGTGGATGCCCACATGGCGGCTCACTCCACCACCTCCGCACCCTCCGGCATCGCGGTGTGCGAGCCGCAGTTCTGGCACTGGCCGTATCGCGCGGGGATGATCCGCGCGCCCGTCTCGGCAGCCAGTCGCTCGACCCACGCACCGTACTCTGGCGCGGCGATCCAGGGGCCGCGGTGCCCGGTGGCGCAGGTCCGGCGGCGGGGCGGGATGCGCCCGGCGGCGAACATCCGCCGCAAGCGGGGTTTGACTGTTGGTGTGGCGTACATCAGATTCCTCCCTGTCGGGGTTCGGGCCTTGTGCGGCCCCGGCATGGCGTCGTCGGTGGCTCAATCACCGGCGGCGCCGACTCATTTGTAGGTCAGGCGCCCGCTGTCCTGCTTGGTCGTCTCGTAGAGCGGCCACCCGCCGATCTTGATCTCCACGAACCGCGCGGCCTCCGTCCGGTTCACCGGCGGCTTCTGCTGCCCCTCCTCCTGCGGTTCGTCCCGCTCCATGTCGATCCCCGCCTTCCAGCCCGCGAGGTAGATCACGCAGGCGCCGATGTAGAGGATGAGCGCGGTTTGCCAGGTCATCGGATCGCCTCCGCAGCCAACATGCGCCTGAGCGTCCCGATCACGCGGGGTAGGTATTGCTGGTGAATTCGGATCGCCTCGAGCGCCGCCCTCGGGTCGTGCGGGTCGCTCTCCCCCTCTCCCTCCCCCTCCTCCTCTTCCGGGGGCCA
Coding sequences:
- a CDS encoding DNA methyltransferase; this encodes MLRVLERGEGGVRGYLDFLKAKAATVETRGFDVDDSEINPLLKPHQRAVVRWAVRGGRRGIFAAFGLGKSVMQLEILRLVLSRAGGRALIVAPLGVRQEFMRDAAMLGTRLKFIRRIEEADEAGIHLTNYETVRDGKLDPREFVAASLDEAAVLRGFGGVKTFREFMRLFADDDRSGPAGEGIPYRFVATATPSPNEHIELLSYAAFLGIMEVGEAKTRFFRRNSEKADQLTLHPHKEAEFWTWVATWGLFLQKPSDLGFSDEGYSLPPLNVVWHEVAADHAKLAGEERDGQLRLVADSKVSVTSAARVKRESLPDRIAKLMEIRAENPDRHRIIWHDLEAERRAIEAAIPDVVSVYGSQDLDERERSIIAFSDGEIRELAGKPVMLGSGCNFQRHCHEAVFLGIGFKFAEFIQAVHRLYRFLQTEPVTIHLIYSEAERGVRKILERKWKQHNELVEKMAEIIRKYGLSEAAMAEALKRSIGVQRIEASGEGWTMVNEDTVLETKGMESDSVQLIVTSIPFSNQYEYTPLYNDFGHTDDDDHFWRQMDYLTPELFRVLEPGRIAAVHVKDRIVPGGINGLGFQTVNPVSDDCIRHFRKHGFAFMARKTIVTDVVRENNQTYRLGWTEQCKDGTKMGAGLPEYVLLFRKPPSDRSNSYADRPVVKQKKFATKDGWENPDGYSRARWQIDAHGFARSNGNRLLRPEDLEGLPADQVFQIFRAHNYTHVYDFEHHVRIGEALELRGQLPPTFMLLQPQSWHPDVWSDVVRMRTLNTMQAAKGQEQHLCPMPLDLVERLIVQFSMPGELVFDPFAGLGTVPYVAIQQGRRGRGHELNHRYWIDAVNYCRAAEEKMSMPTLFDVLEELEEVAA
- a CDS encoding HNH endonuclease → MDRSGSCWLWTGARCERRGHGVLKVAGRQRPAHREAYRMAKGETPPGAYVLHRCGNILCVRPAHLYTLHDEGDRCRDWRCAYPRTLVCAQPDCPSRGLPVGCVRRDTGECFACWSAGRAA
- a CDS encoding site-specific integrase; translated protein: MSTAETRTALRIDLRDPRLPGGRLNILARTDDPDERDARAESLKLLLETERGRAVIARLRARKVSIEAVHRAVRSFDLSSVEAPPDEPAGKAPMPVMLGETVDAWLKHLKGQHRSPETVATYLVIVRGLEAHFGVEREPGGNITKDVPVGSITRSQGEAWLSGPKETTGGKPWMPRTQTVAHSIAAQLWDRAINEDEERSEKHGTPRTIQRNFWRRHGSRKGVRAARIKRTRVEFLRRNEAAKVLWANRGTEYAAWVAVGIYAGLRAGEAANLRLGIDVDLSRMEIHIQNRGGEFAWSTKTDNSQRTIPMHPRLARWIRAHIRLEFAGDLYLFRLRGKDEPLNRSAWRWWTKEAFERGGIRYGRKKDALTAHSLRHTFASWLTMADVHPLKIARLMGDTVEMVLKTYSHLVDEELDRVIRKL
- a CDS encoding YqaJ viral recombinase family protein, producing MRILTMEQGSPEWMNARLGIPTASRFSEIITPATLKPSKSASKYRNQLLAEWLLGYPIDWSNGGSAWTDRGREMEGEARAFYEMQFDVDVVRVGFVLREDGRVGGSPDGLIGTDGGVDFKCPALHTHIGYMLEPDKLAADYRAQVQGYMYLTGRAWWDLFAYSPALPHVRVTVERDAEFQAALGAALDAFVADLDRCREQLMPHREQVRAAA
- a CDS encoding ERF family protein, with protein sequence MATEIIQHNEAALPVADEGGGEPGSVLALIKFGIERDMSVEALERLVALQERITDRNARTAFVEALAAFRQDCPPIAKTRENTQFSVTRNGTRRAGTYAPLEEIDRVARPVAAKHGLTWTWDTRVDDKLMHVSCRVMHVMGHSETTNVSMPFESKAGSSPQQKYGAAQTYGMRYSLIAALGITTADDDEDGNGQYSADTITDRQAADLDALIDEVGVDRVKFLRWLGVKELSDLRAADMGRAVKALESKRSA